From a region of the Impatiens glandulifera chromosome 4, dImpGla2.1, whole genome shotgun sequence genome:
- the LOC124934260 gene encoding E3 ubiquitin-protein ligase listerin isoform X1, with the protein MGRQKGEGNRSKARPSSSSLAASLLPSGASSVGFGGYVGSSRLELAISSEDPGSFQDIDSEVAQYLRRLSRKDPTTKLKALTSLCVVFEQKTSKEIVPIIPQWAFEYRKLLLDYNREVRRATHDTMTSLVSAVGRDLAPHLKSIMGPWWFAQFDPVSEVSQAAKHSLQTAFPAQRRLDAIIMCTTEILMYLEENLNITPQSMSDKVVALDELEEMHQQVISSSLLALATFLDVLMDLKLEDNVEGMTGEAKKRMKAQLTTNSLAEKLFSAHNFFLDFLKHQNPSVRSAAYSVLRSFIKNVPHAINEGNMKALATAILGSFQEKNPACHSSMWETMLLFSKLFPNSWTTINVQKIVLSRFWNFLRNGCFGSQQVSYPALVPFLGCLPLKSIGGEKFFLEFFTSLWSGRNFLNSSHADRHAFSRSLSECFLWVMHNASRFFEGADIHQFHVTLIEKVLLKLLWCDFMPLVSLKTEDKLSLGQLGKPREGIINTSETNCPTGYIEDLGKCIINILSGIYVLNHDLLLNFCSEFQENCLNILQQSTTLEYAELVGRIIKFFTLLGQHDALKCEEWPLVQIVGPILVRSFSLIKEIDSADAIGLITTSVSLFGPRKIISELVQNESNIFGGLSVKKNGELDSGAFLDLFDQIFVPWCLQGKGPPAVARLDLLFVLLDNEFFSEQWNCIIRFAAKSEHLESRSDPENDHISILAMLMEKARVELKRRGSQSVQQQGSLPDHWYHELLDISAVSIARGIPPIESSDSRYLWSVLGGLTEDQTSFVSRDTKILVYEEIYRKLLNFMEDSTFSWTRYSHSSLVKNSDSISKVEPSKDALEMAYFALEVLNGSFFVLKTIGDRVELVSGILAVIFLLSWEYKAAEEFHDAIEGETCSKLKERMDFCASVHNFHGKINSQVYRSLSTSIRKDLASILAESMRFAIFKEDKLDTSKLASLCCLWMTEALERLCMDLTEEQKFLDQFLSKDDSWPLWVSPDIKLGKRSATVNVESVSIEGCRKNMMIEVIDKLLSEVGINTVIVGASSGVQLPSETSYSRAWLAAEMLCTWKWQGGSALSSFLPLLTAYGKSGNHSNEDILLDDVVSILLDGALVHVVSGEVCLNTVFPISIDEIRNVEEPFLRALASLVFALFKENIWGKFKAMSLFKVLVSKIFMGDQVNFSCLKILSLIMGQLIRPLSIRCSEESEKSELDCSLETLLSDNIKEWLQRTMLFPPLSSWTTGEDMEDWFHLVLSCYPVMVEGQRLKPGRDISQVEKELLLGLFRKQRDGSHTSVTSNKLPVVQILLSELITISLGYCWKELNEKDWDFVVYQLRRWTESAVVTMEEVAEKVDEVITNGCEGLEISLNKLVLLDSNLEPSIKTATNALAAFSQFVVLVELDDEEISDYACPLKADKWNFIKDKILEGVLRLFFSTGVAEAIANSHSHDAASIVSSSRLKASHFWELVALNAVRSSVYAREKAMKSIELWGLSKGAMNSLYAILFSNESIPALKRAAYLFLSTEPASKFSVINEATTTPQLDEDISDPADQSHEGNISLREEIAFMIEKLPCEILEAELLALESVNIFLAWSLLLSHLNSLPSSSSERERLVQHIKEHTSSGILDCLFHHIPLEICVAYSLKKKDTELPAALSEAATAATQAITSRSILFSVNSLWPLEQEKIASIAGAIFGLMLCTLPAYVREWFVNIRDRSMSSAIEAFTKIWCSPYLIATELSQIKKASIADEDFSISVSKSSNKVVATYTKDETGMDLVICLPASYPLRAIDVDCARSLGISEMKQRKWLLSLLSFVCNQNGALAEAIRIWKSNFDMEFKGVEECPICYSVIHTTNHSLPRLACKTCKHKYHSACLYKWFSTSHKSTCPLCQSPFRS; encoded by the exons atGGGAAGGCAGAAGGGAGAAGGAAACAGAAGCAAGGCTCGTCCTTCAAGCAGCAG TCTAGCTGCATCTCTTCTGCCATCGGGTGCTTCATCTGTTGGATTTGGGGGTTATGTAGGAAGCTCTAGGCTGGAATTGGCTATCTCTAGTGAAGATCCTGGCTCATTTCAG GACATAGACAGTGAAGTAGCCCAATATCTGAGGAGGCTTTCAAGAAAAGACCCAACCACAAAG CTCAAAGCTTTGACGTCATTATGCGTAGTGTTTGAACAAAAGACAAGCAAGGAGATAGTACCAATTATTCCTCAGTGG GCATTTGAATACAGGAAGCTGTTGCTTGATTACAATAGAGAAGTTCGGCGGGCTACCCATGACACCATGACTTCACTAGTTTCTGCTGTCGG GAGGGATTTAGCACCACATTTGAAATCCATCATGGGGCCTTGGTGGTTTGCTCAGTTTGATCCAGTTTCTGAAGTCTCTCAAGCTGCAAAACATTCTTTGCAG ACAGCATTTCCAGCACAGAGGAGACTAGATGCCATTATCATGTGCACAACTGAGATTTTGATGTACTTGGAGGAAAACCTCAATATTACTCCACAAAGTATGTCAGACAAGGTGGTTGCTTTGGATGAGTTGGAAGAAATGCATCAGCAG GTGATTTCGTCATCTTTATTGGCATTGGCTACTTTTCTTGACGTCTTGATGGATCTGAAATTGGAGGACAATGTTGAAGGTATGACTGGTGAGGCAAAGAAACGTATGAAGGCTCAGCTTACAACAAATTCTCTTGCCGAAAAGTTGTTTTCTGCTCACAATTTCTTTCTAGATTTTCTGAAGCATCAAAACCCCAGTGTTCGATCAGCTGCATATTCAGTTTTGAGGAGTTTCATTAAAAATGTTCCTCATGCTATTAACGAAGGTAATATGAAAGCTCTGGCCACAGCAATTCTTGGTTCTTTCCAGGAAAAGAATCCAGCTTGCCATTCGTCAATGTGGGAAACAATGTTGCTGTTCTCCAAATTATTTCCCAACAGTTGGACTACCATAAATGTCCAGAAAATTGTACTAAGCCGGTTCTGGAATTTCCTTAGAAATGGGTGTTTTGGATCCCAGCAAGTTTCTTATCCAGCTTTAGTACCCTTTTTAGGTTGTTTGCCTCTTAAGTCTATAGGGGGTGAGAAGTTCTTCCTCGAGTTTTTTACCAGCTTATGGTCTGGAAGGAATTTTCTGAATTCTTCACATGCAGACAGACATGCATTTTCTCGGTCATTATCAGAGTGTTTCCTTTGGGTCATGCATAATGCTTCTAG GTTTTTTGAAGGAGCTGATATTCATCAATTCCACGTTACTCTTATTGAGAAGGTCCTTTTGAAGCTTTTATGGTGTGATTTCATGCCTCTTGTCAGCTTGAAAACAGAGGACAAGCTCTCCCTTGGGCAACTCGGAAAGCCACGGGAGGGAATAATCAACACATCGGAGACCAATTGTCCAACAGGCTATATAGAAGATTTAGGGAAATGCATAATAAATATCCTCTCAGGAATTTATGTTTTGAATCACGACCTTCTCTTGAATTTCTGTTCTGAGTTCCAAGAGAATTGCTTGAATATCTTGCAGCAAAGCACCACTTTAGAATATGCAGAGCTTGTTGGAAGGATTATCAAATTCTTTACATTATTAGGGCAGCATGATGCTCTGAAATGTGAAGAATGGCCCTTGGTTCAAATAGTGGGGCCCATTCTTGTGAGGTCTTTctcattaattaaagaaatt GACTCAGCAGATGCTATTGGACTTATAACAACGTCTGTATCATTATTTGGTCCCCGCAAGATCATTAGTGAACTTGTCCAAAATGAAAGCAATATTTTTGGTGGCTTGTCTGTGAAGAAGAATGGAGAGTTGGACTCTGGGGCCTTTCTAGACCTATTTGATCAGATATTTGTGCCCTGGTGCTTGCAAGGAAAGGGTCCCCCAGCTGTTGCACGATTGGATCTTTTATTTGTATTACTTGACAATGAATTTTTTTCTGAACAATGGAACTGTATCATCAGATTTGCAGCCAAGTCAGAACATCTTGAATCTCGGTCTGATCCAGAGAATGATCACATATCAATTTTGGCAATGCTAATGGAGAAAGCAAGAGTAGAACTTAAGAGAAGAGGTTCACAGTCTGTGCAACAGCAAGGATCTCTCCCAGACCACTGGTATCATGAGCTTTTAGATATCTCTGCTGTTTCCATTGCACGTGGTATTCCTCCCATTGAAAGCTCTGATTCCCGATATCTATG GTCTGTCCTTGGTGGTCTAACAGAAGATCAAACTTCATTTGTGTCCAGAGACACAAAAATACTTGTATATGAAGAAATATACAGGAAATTACTGAATTTCATGGAGGATTCTACTTTTAGCTGGACCCGATATTCACATTCTTCATTAGTAAAAAATAGTGATTCCATCTCGAAAGTTGAACCTTCTAAAGATGCTCTTGAAATGGCTTATTTTGCCCTTGAAGTACTTAATGGCAGCTTCTTTGTCTTGAAAACTATAGGAGACAGGGTAGAATTAGTTTCAGGCATCTTGGCAGTGATTTTTCTGCTCAGTTGGGAATACAAGGCAGCAGAAGAATTTCATGATGCAATTGAGGGTGAAACATGTAGCAAACTGAAGGAAAGGATGGATTTTTGTGCCTCTGTGCACAATTTTCATGGAAAGATAAACAGTCAGGTTTACAGAAGCCTCAGCACGAGCATACGGAAAGATCTAGCAAGTATTTTGGCCGAGTCTATGAGGTTTGCAATTTTCAAAGAGGATAAACTAGACACCAGCAAACTTGCATCTTTGTGCTGCCTTTGGATGACCGAGGCTCTTGAACGCCTATGTATGGACCTGACAGAGGAGCAGAAATTTCTAGACCAATTCCTTAGCAAGGATGATTCGTGGCCCCTATGGGTTTCTCCAGATATTAAATTGGGGAAAAGGTCAGCCACTGTAAATGTGGAAAGTGTCTCAATAGAG GGATGTAGAAAGAACATGATGATAGAAGTTATTGATAAGCTTCTCTCTGAAGTTGGAATCAACACAGTAATTGTTGGTGCTAGTTCAGGAGTTCAATTGCCGTCAGAAACTTCTTACTCTCGAGCTTGGCTTGCTGCTGAAATGTTATGCACATGGAAATGGCAAGGAGGTAGTGCATTGAGTTCCTTTCTACCTCTGCTCACTGCATATGGGAAGAGCGGGAATCATTCCAACGAAGATATTTTGTTAGATGATGTTGTTAGCATTTTGCTCGATGGCGCTCTTGTCCATGTAGTAAGTGGTGAAGTTTGTCTTAACACTGTATTTCCTATTTCAATTGATGAAATAAGAAATGTTGAGGAACCTTTCCTAAGAGCTCTTGCATCGTTAGTGTTCGCTCTTTTCAAAGAGAATATATGGGGAAAGTTCAAAGCTATGTCATTGTTTAAAGTACTTGTGAGCAAAATTTTTATGGGTGATCAAGTTAACTTTAGTTGTTTGAAGATCCTCTCCCTTATCATGGGACAACTTATCAGGCCATTGAGCATCAGATGCAGTGAAGAAAGTGAAAAGAGTGAATTGGACTGTTCTTTGGAGACTCTGCTGAGTGATAATATTAAGGAATGGCTGCAGAGAACTATGTTATTCCCACCACTAAGTTCATGGACAACAGGAGAAG ATATGGAAGATTGGTTTCACTTGGTATTGTCATGTTACCCTGTAATGGTTGAGGGACAAAGGCTGAAGCCTGGAAGAGATATTAGTCAAGTTGAGAAAGAGCTCTTGCTTGGTCTGTTCCGCAAGCAGAGAGATGGCAGCCACACATCTGTCACTTCTAATAAACTGCCTGTGGTGCAGATTTTGTTATCTGAATTGATAACAATCTCTCTTGGGTATTGCTGGAAGGAATTGAATGAAAAAGACTGGGATTTTGTAGTGTATCAACTAAGACGGTGGACCGAGTCTGCAGTTGTTACAATGGAGGAAGTAGCGGAGAAAGTGGATGAGGTCATAACAAATGGATGTGAAGGCTTGGAAATTTCTTTAAATAAGCTTGTGCTTCTTGATTCAAATTTAGAACCTTCTATTAAGACTGCCACCAATGCCCTTGCTGCGTTTTCACAATTTGTTGTACTTGTTGAATTGGACGATGAAGAAATTTCAGATTATGCATGCCCTCTCAAAGCTGACAAATGGAATTTCATCAAGGATAAGATTCTTGAAGGTGTTCTTCGCTTGTTCTTTTCCACCGGTGTTGCTGAGGCTATTGCAAATTCTCATTCCCATGATGCTGCTTCTATTGTATCATCATCCAGGCTCAAGGCTTCTCACTTTTGGGAGTTAGTTGCTTTAAATGCTGTCAGATCGTCTGTTTATGCAAGAGAAAAAGCAATGAAATCTATTGAACTATGGGGGTTAAGTAAAGGGGCCATGAATTCTTTGTATGCAATTTTGTTTTCGAACGAATCTATCCCTGCTTTGAAGCGGGCAGcttatctttttctttctaCTGAGCCTGCATCAAAGTTTTCCGTCATCAATGAAGCTACAACAACACCTCAGCTGGATGAAGACATTTCAGATCCTGCTGATCAGTCGCATGAAGGGAATATTAGTTTGAGAGAGGAAATTGCTTTTATGATTGAAAAGTTACCATGTGAGATTCTTGAAGCTGAGCTGTTGGCGTTAGAGAGT GTGAATATTTTTCTTGCATGGTCATTGTTACTGTCGCATCTAAATTCCCTACCCTCTTCTTCATCTGAAAGAGAAAGATTAGTCCAGCATATTAAAGAGCACACAAGTTCAGGAATATTAGATTGTCTTTTCCACCATATTCCGTTGGAAATCTGTGTTGCATATAGTTTAAAGAAGAAAGACACAGAACTACCTGCTGCACTATCAGAGGCTGCTACAGCAGCAACACAAGCCATCACAAGTCGTTCGATTTTGTTCTCAGTAAACTCCCTTTGGCCTCTAGAACAAGAGAAAATTGCTTCAATTGCTGGTGCAATTTTTGGTTTAATGCTTTGTACTCTTCCTGCCTATGTTCGGGAGTGGTTCGTCAATATACGCGACCGCTCTATGTCATCAGCAATTGAGGCATTCACGAAAATCTGGTGCAGCCCGTATTTAATAGCAACCGAACTTTCTCAG ATAAAGAAAGCTAGCATTGCAGATGAGGACTTCTCCATTAGCGTGAGCAAATCATCCAACAAGGTTGTTGCTACTTATACAAAGGATGAGACGGGGATGGATTTGGTGATTTGTCTTCCGGCATCTTACCCATTGCGTGCCATAGATGTTGATTGTGCTAGGAGTCTAGGCATTAGCGAGATGAAGCAGAGGAAATGGTTATTGTCTTTGTTGTCTTTTGTCTGTAATCAG AATGGAGCTCTAGCAGAAGCTATACGTATTTGGAAGAGCAATTTCGACATGGAGTTTAAAGGCGTTGAAGAATGTCCCATCTGTTATAGTGTCATTCACACGACTAACCATAGTCTCCCTCGCCTTGCTTGCAAGACTTGCAAACACAAGTATCATTCAGCCTGCCTTTACAAATGGTTCTCAACTTCTCACAAGTCAACTTGCCCACTATGCCAGTCTCCATTTCGATCATAA
- the LOC124934260 gene encoding E3 ubiquitin-protein ligase listerin isoform X2 gives MTSLVSAVGRDLAPHLKSIMGPWWFAQFDPVSEVSQAAKHSLQTAFPAQRRLDAIIMCTTEILMYLEENLNITPQSMSDKVVALDELEEMHQQVISSSLLALATFLDVLMDLKLEDNVEGMTGEAKKRMKAQLTTNSLAEKLFSAHNFFLDFLKHQNPSVRSAAYSVLRSFIKNVPHAINEGNMKALATAILGSFQEKNPACHSSMWETMLLFSKLFPNSWTTINVQKIVLSRFWNFLRNGCFGSQQVSYPALVPFLGCLPLKSIGGEKFFLEFFTSLWSGRNFLNSSHADRHAFSRSLSECFLWVMHNASRFFEGADIHQFHVTLIEKVLLKLLWCDFMPLVSLKTEDKLSLGQLGKPREGIINTSETNCPTGYIEDLGKCIINILSGIYVLNHDLLLNFCSEFQENCLNILQQSTTLEYAELVGRIIKFFTLLGQHDALKCEEWPLVQIVGPILVRSFSLIKEIDSADAIGLITTSVSLFGPRKIISELVQNESNIFGGLSVKKNGELDSGAFLDLFDQIFVPWCLQGKGPPAVARLDLLFVLLDNEFFSEQWNCIIRFAAKSEHLESRSDPENDHISILAMLMEKARVELKRRGSQSVQQQGSLPDHWYHELLDISAVSIARGIPPIESSDSRYLWSVLGGLTEDQTSFVSRDTKILVYEEIYRKLLNFMEDSTFSWTRYSHSSLVKNSDSISKVEPSKDALEMAYFALEVLNGSFFVLKTIGDRVELVSGILAVIFLLSWEYKAAEEFHDAIEGETCSKLKERMDFCASVHNFHGKINSQVYRSLSTSIRKDLASILAESMRFAIFKEDKLDTSKLASLCCLWMTEALERLCMDLTEEQKFLDQFLSKDDSWPLWVSPDIKLGKRSATVNVESVSIEGCRKNMMIEVIDKLLSEVGINTVIVGASSGVQLPSETSYSRAWLAAEMLCTWKWQGGSALSSFLPLLTAYGKSGNHSNEDILLDDVVSILLDGALVHVVSGEVCLNTVFPISIDEIRNVEEPFLRALASLVFALFKENIWGKFKAMSLFKVLVSKIFMGDQVNFSCLKILSLIMGQLIRPLSIRCSEESEKSELDCSLETLLSDNIKEWLQRTMLFPPLSSWTTGEDMEDWFHLVLSCYPVMVEGQRLKPGRDISQVEKELLLGLFRKQRDGSHTSVTSNKLPVVQILLSELITISLGYCWKELNEKDWDFVVYQLRRWTESAVVTMEEVAEKVDEVITNGCEGLEISLNKLVLLDSNLEPSIKTATNALAAFSQFVVLVELDDEEISDYACPLKADKWNFIKDKILEGVLRLFFSTGVAEAIANSHSHDAASIVSSSRLKASHFWELVALNAVRSSVYAREKAMKSIELWGLSKGAMNSLYAILFSNESIPALKRAAYLFLSTEPASKFSVINEATTTPQLDEDISDPADQSHEGNISLREEIAFMIEKLPCEILEAELLALESVNIFLAWSLLLSHLNSLPSSSSERERLVQHIKEHTSSGILDCLFHHIPLEICVAYSLKKKDTELPAALSEAATAATQAITSRSILFSVNSLWPLEQEKIASIAGAIFGLMLCTLPAYVREWFVNIRDRSMSSAIEAFTKIWCSPYLIATELSQIKKASIADEDFSISVSKSSNKVVATYTKDETGMDLVICLPASYPLRAIDVDCARSLGISEMKQRKWLLSLLSFVCNQNGALAEAIRIWKSNFDMEFKGVEECPICYSVIHTTNHSLPRLACKTCKHKYHSACLYKWFSTSHKSTCPLCQSPFRS, from the exons ATGACTTCACTAGTTTCTGCTGTCGG GAGGGATTTAGCACCACATTTGAAATCCATCATGGGGCCTTGGTGGTTTGCTCAGTTTGATCCAGTTTCTGAAGTCTCTCAAGCTGCAAAACATTCTTTGCAG ACAGCATTTCCAGCACAGAGGAGACTAGATGCCATTATCATGTGCACAACTGAGATTTTGATGTACTTGGAGGAAAACCTCAATATTACTCCACAAAGTATGTCAGACAAGGTGGTTGCTTTGGATGAGTTGGAAGAAATGCATCAGCAG GTGATTTCGTCATCTTTATTGGCATTGGCTACTTTTCTTGACGTCTTGATGGATCTGAAATTGGAGGACAATGTTGAAGGTATGACTGGTGAGGCAAAGAAACGTATGAAGGCTCAGCTTACAACAAATTCTCTTGCCGAAAAGTTGTTTTCTGCTCACAATTTCTTTCTAGATTTTCTGAAGCATCAAAACCCCAGTGTTCGATCAGCTGCATATTCAGTTTTGAGGAGTTTCATTAAAAATGTTCCTCATGCTATTAACGAAGGTAATATGAAAGCTCTGGCCACAGCAATTCTTGGTTCTTTCCAGGAAAAGAATCCAGCTTGCCATTCGTCAATGTGGGAAACAATGTTGCTGTTCTCCAAATTATTTCCCAACAGTTGGACTACCATAAATGTCCAGAAAATTGTACTAAGCCGGTTCTGGAATTTCCTTAGAAATGGGTGTTTTGGATCCCAGCAAGTTTCTTATCCAGCTTTAGTACCCTTTTTAGGTTGTTTGCCTCTTAAGTCTATAGGGGGTGAGAAGTTCTTCCTCGAGTTTTTTACCAGCTTATGGTCTGGAAGGAATTTTCTGAATTCTTCACATGCAGACAGACATGCATTTTCTCGGTCATTATCAGAGTGTTTCCTTTGGGTCATGCATAATGCTTCTAG GTTTTTTGAAGGAGCTGATATTCATCAATTCCACGTTACTCTTATTGAGAAGGTCCTTTTGAAGCTTTTATGGTGTGATTTCATGCCTCTTGTCAGCTTGAAAACAGAGGACAAGCTCTCCCTTGGGCAACTCGGAAAGCCACGGGAGGGAATAATCAACACATCGGAGACCAATTGTCCAACAGGCTATATAGAAGATTTAGGGAAATGCATAATAAATATCCTCTCAGGAATTTATGTTTTGAATCACGACCTTCTCTTGAATTTCTGTTCTGAGTTCCAAGAGAATTGCTTGAATATCTTGCAGCAAAGCACCACTTTAGAATATGCAGAGCTTGTTGGAAGGATTATCAAATTCTTTACATTATTAGGGCAGCATGATGCTCTGAAATGTGAAGAATGGCCCTTGGTTCAAATAGTGGGGCCCATTCTTGTGAGGTCTTTctcattaattaaagaaatt GACTCAGCAGATGCTATTGGACTTATAACAACGTCTGTATCATTATTTGGTCCCCGCAAGATCATTAGTGAACTTGTCCAAAATGAAAGCAATATTTTTGGTGGCTTGTCTGTGAAGAAGAATGGAGAGTTGGACTCTGGGGCCTTTCTAGACCTATTTGATCAGATATTTGTGCCCTGGTGCTTGCAAGGAAAGGGTCCCCCAGCTGTTGCACGATTGGATCTTTTATTTGTATTACTTGACAATGAATTTTTTTCTGAACAATGGAACTGTATCATCAGATTTGCAGCCAAGTCAGAACATCTTGAATCTCGGTCTGATCCAGAGAATGATCACATATCAATTTTGGCAATGCTAATGGAGAAAGCAAGAGTAGAACTTAAGAGAAGAGGTTCACAGTCTGTGCAACAGCAAGGATCTCTCCCAGACCACTGGTATCATGAGCTTTTAGATATCTCTGCTGTTTCCATTGCACGTGGTATTCCTCCCATTGAAAGCTCTGATTCCCGATATCTATG GTCTGTCCTTGGTGGTCTAACAGAAGATCAAACTTCATTTGTGTCCAGAGACACAAAAATACTTGTATATGAAGAAATATACAGGAAATTACTGAATTTCATGGAGGATTCTACTTTTAGCTGGACCCGATATTCACATTCTTCATTAGTAAAAAATAGTGATTCCATCTCGAAAGTTGAACCTTCTAAAGATGCTCTTGAAATGGCTTATTTTGCCCTTGAAGTACTTAATGGCAGCTTCTTTGTCTTGAAAACTATAGGAGACAGGGTAGAATTAGTTTCAGGCATCTTGGCAGTGATTTTTCTGCTCAGTTGGGAATACAAGGCAGCAGAAGAATTTCATGATGCAATTGAGGGTGAAACATGTAGCAAACTGAAGGAAAGGATGGATTTTTGTGCCTCTGTGCACAATTTTCATGGAAAGATAAACAGTCAGGTTTACAGAAGCCTCAGCACGAGCATACGGAAAGATCTAGCAAGTATTTTGGCCGAGTCTATGAGGTTTGCAATTTTCAAAGAGGATAAACTAGACACCAGCAAACTTGCATCTTTGTGCTGCCTTTGGATGACCGAGGCTCTTGAACGCCTATGTATGGACCTGACAGAGGAGCAGAAATTTCTAGACCAATTCCTTAGCAAGGATGATTCGTGGCCCCTATGGGTTTCTCCAGATATTAAATTGGGGAAAAGGTCAGCCACTGTAAATGTGGAAAGTGTCTCAATAGAG GGATGTAGAAAGAACATGATGATAGAAGTTATTGATAAGCTTCTCTCTGAAGTTGGAATCAACACAGTAATTGTTGGTGCTAGTTCAGGAGTTCAATTGCCGTCAGAAACTTCTTACTCTCGAGCTTGGCTTGCTGCTGAAATGTTATGCACATGGAAATGGCAAGGAGGTAGTGCATTGAGTTCCTTTCTACCTCTGCTCACTGCATATGGGAAGAGCGGGAATCATTCCAACGAAGATATTTTGTTAGATGATGTTGTTAGCATTTTGCTCGATGGCGCTCTTGTCCATGTAGTAAGTGGTGAAGTTTGTCTTAACACTGTATTTCCTATTTCAATTGATGAAATAAGAAATGTTGAGGAACCTTTCCTAAGAGCTCTTGCATCGTTAGTGTTCGCTCTTTTCAAAGAGAATATATGGGGAAAGTTCAAAGCTATGTCATTGTTTAAAGTACTTGTGAGCAAAATTTTTATGGGTGATCAAGTTAACTTTAGTTGTTTGAAGATCCTCTCCCTTATCATGGGACAACTTATCAGGCCATTGAGCATCAGATGCAGTGAAGAAAGTGAAAAGAGTGAATTGGACTGTTCTTTGGAGACTCTGCTGAGTGATAATATTAAGGAATGGCTGCAGAGAACTATGTTATTCCCACCACTAAGTTCATGGACAACAGGAGAAG ATATGGAAGATTGGTTTCACTTGGTATTGTCATGTTACCCTGTAATGGTTGAGGGACAAAGGCTGAAGCCTGGAAGAGATATTAGTCAAGTTGAGAAAGAGCTCTTGCTTGGTCTGTTCCGCAAGCAGAGAGATGGCAGCCACACATCTGTCACTTCTAATAAACTGCCTGTGGTGCAGATTTTGTTATCTGAATTGATAACAATCTCTCTTGGGTATTGCTGGAAGGAATTGAATGAAAAAGACTGGGATTTTGTAGTGTATCAACTAAGACGGTGGACCGAGTCTGCAGTTGTTACAATGGAGGAAGTAGCGGAGAAAGTGGATGAGGTCATAACAAATGGATGTGAAGGCTTGGAAATTTCTTTAAATAAGCTTGTGCTTCTTGATTCAAATTTAGAACCTTCTATTAAGACTGCCACCAATGCCCTTGCTGCGTTTTCACAATTTGTTGTACTTGTTGAATTGGACGATGAAGAAATTTCAGATTATGCATGCCCTCTCAAAGCTGACAAATGGAATTTCATCAAGGATAAGATTCTTGAAGGTGTTCTTCGCTTGTTCTTTTCCACCGGTGTTGCTGAGGCTATTGCAAATTCTCATTCCCATGATGCTGCTTCTATTGTATCATCATCCAGGCTCAAGGCTTCTCACTTTTGGGAGTTAGTTGCTTTAAATGCTGTCAGATCGTCTGTTTATGCAAGAGAAAAAGCAATGAAATCTATTGAACTATGGGGGTTAAGTAAAGGGGCCATGAATTCTTTGTATGCAATTTTGTTTTCGAACGAATCTATCCCTGCTTTGAAGCGGGCAGcttatctttttctttctaCTGAGCCTGCATCAAAGTTTTCCGTCATCAATGAAGCTACAACAACACCTCAGCTGGATGAAGACATTTCAGATCCTGCTGATCAGTCGCATGAAGGGAATATTAGTTTGAGAGAGGAAATTGCTTTTATGATTGAAAAGTTACCATGTGAGATTCTTGAAGCTGAGCTGTTGGCGTTAGAGAGT GTGAATATTTTTCTTGCATGGTCATTGTTACTGTCGCATCTAAATTCCCTACCCTCTTCTTCATCTGAAAGAGAAAGATTAGTCCAGCATATTAAAGAGCACACAAGTTCAGGAATATTAGATTGTCTTTTCCACCATATTCCGTTGGAAATCTGTGTTGCATATAGTTTAAAGAAGAAAGACACAGAACTACCTGCTGCACTATCAGAGGCTGCTACAGCAGCAACACAAGCCATCACAAGTCGTTCGATTTTGTTCTCAGTAAACTCCCTTTGGCCTCTAGAACAAGAGAAAATTGCTTCAATTGCTGGTGCAATTTTTGGTTTAATGCTTTGTACTCTTCCTGCCTATGTTCGGGAGTGGTTCGTCAATATACGCGACCGCTCTATGTCATCAGCAATTGAGGCATTCACGAAAATCTGGTGCAGCCCGTATTTAATAGCAACCGAACTTTCTCAG ATAAAGAAAGCTAGCATTGCAGATGAGGACTTCTCCATTAGCGTGAGCAAATCATCCAACAAGGTTGTTGCTACTTATACAAAGGATGAGACGGGGATGGATTTGGTGATTTGTCTTCCGGCATCTTACCCATTGCGTGCCATAGATGTTGATTGTGCTAGGAGTCTAGGCATTAGCGAGATGAAGCAGAGGAAATGGTTATTGTCTTTGTTGTCTTTTGTCTGTAATCAG AATGGAGCTCTAGCAGAAGCTATACGTATTTGGAAGAGCAATTTCGACATGGAGTTTAAAGGCGTTGAAGAATGTCCCATCTGTTATAGTGTCATTCACACGACTAACCATAGTCTCCCTCGCCTTGCTTGCAAGACTTGCAAACACAAGTATCATTCAGCCTGCCTTTACAAATGGTTCTCAACTTCTCACAAGTCAACTTGCCCACTATGCCAGTCTCCATTTCGATCATAA